A single Anopheles funestus chromosome 2RL, idAnoFuneDA-416_04, whole genome shotgun sequence DNA region contains:
- the LOC125764021 gene encoding uncharacterized protein LOC125764021, whose product MGCYGAILLVVAGVAISVVSGIYVVESGGKKSFVRLGAHHWTDGAEEDGLWSSLLEEYTVGLNHSTTSAPRESRVMQATVVAAPAPKYIPTSSFYINKRIGEALELDPQHQQHHTHRVPAPPVGKVIASTGAGGLYGDNHLNGANHGATFTPMRQTFGGASPTELLASPREVSETDLYLLGAIEKLVYRVDYMENRLRRAEQIIYFLMAGNSQKQEPCPQNFTQVHDRCYHFDIERGLNWKSASTMCKSYGAHLAEFETVAEFQDVVAYILNNPVNRGKDFWLGGLNPGLLWIWANSAKPVNPNTNLSSITTSSKPAKGTSGSTSTTKTTTLANGTDASGNTKIVNNPANKQPTLEITGNGRCLRLSYNSALYTYGYRGEDCSAQFSYVCELKDKSLDNEISRIAKQLKLADDVS is encoded by the exons ATGGGTTGCTACGGTGCAATTCTGCTGGTGGTAGCTGGAGTGGCCATTAGTGTAGTCAGTGGAATCTATGTGGTGGAGAGCGGTGGCAAGAAATCTTTCGTCCGGCTCGGGGCACATCACTGGACGGACGGTGCGGAGGAGGATGGGTTGTGGTCGAGCCTGCTGGAGGAGTACACCGTCGG TTTGAACCACAGCACCACGAGTGCACCGAGGGAAAGTCGGGTAATGCAAGCAACCGTCGTGGCGGCACCAGCACCAAAGTACATACCCACCTCCAGTTTCTACATCAACAAACGCATCGGTGAGGCGCTCGAACTCGACccacaacatcagcagcatcacaCGCACCGTGTGCCAGCACCTCCGGTAGGGAAAGTAATTGCCAGTACCGGCGCCGGCGGTCTGTATGGTGACAATCATCTGAACGGTGCGAATCATGGAGCAACATTTACACCCATGCGCCAAACGTTCGGTGGTGCTAGTCCGACCGAGCTGCTGGCCTCACCGCGGGAAGTGTCCGAGACGGATCTGTATCTGTTGGGTGCGATTGAGAAGCTAGTTTATCGGGTGGATTACATGGAGAATCGGTTACGCCGGGCAGAAcagataatttatttcttgatGGCAGGAAACAGTCAGAAGCAGG AACCATGTCCGCAGAATTTTACGCAAGTGCACGATCGATGCTATCACTTTGATATAGAGCGTGGTCTAAACTGGAAGTCTGCCAGCACGATGTGCAAATCGTACGGTGCACATCTGGCAGAGTTTGAAACGGTGGCCGAGTTTCAGGATGTGGTTGCTTACATCCTGAACAACCCAGTCAACCGTGGCAAAGACTTTTGGCTCGGTGGACTGAACCCCGGCCTACTGTGGATTTGGGCAAACTCGGCTAAACCGGTTAATCCTAACACGAACCTAAGCTCCATCACAACTTCATCCAAACCGGCGAAAGGAACGTCCGGCAGTACGTCAACAACGAAAACGACTACCTTAGCCAATGGTACAGATGCCTCCGGAAATACGAAGATTGTTAACAATCCAGCAAACAAGCAGCCAACATTGGAGATAACGGGCAATGGACGTTGTCTGCGGTTGAGCTACAACTCCGCGTTGTACACGTACGGATATCGAGGTGAGGACTGTTCTGCACAGTTTAGTTACGTGTGCGAACTGAAGGACAAGTCGTTGGATAATGAAATCTCAAGGATAGCGAAACAGTTGAAATTAGCGGATGATGTTTCTTAG